In one window of Gudongella oleilytica DNA:
- the pdo gene encoding protein disulfide oxidoreductase encodes MKYINEEVLEQLKDVFSAMKDEVKIALFTKEELCETCLETRDFVGELVQASPKMSLVEYDLDKDSDLAEKFEVSLAPSLVLLDKTGEYKRIKFNGIPSGHEINSFISSVIAVSGNGQPLAESITERLSKVKKPVNIKVFVTLGCPHCPGAVEKAHHLALLNDNITADMIEAQTFYDLSDEYNVSSVPKIVINDIYEFVGNQPLEVFLEEIEKTQVA; translated from the coding sequence ATGAAGTATATCAATGAAGAGGTATTAGAACAACTAAAGGACGTATTCTCAGCCATGAAGGATGAAGTTAAAATCGCTCTTTTCACCAAGGAGGAACTTTGCGAGACTTGTCTTGAAACCAGGGATTTTGTTGGTGAGTTAGTCCAGGCATCCCCTAAGATGTCACTGGTTGAATACGACCTTGATAAGGATTCAGACCTGGCTGAGAAATTCGAAGTTTCTCTTGCACCCAGTCTTGTTCTTCTCGATAAAACAGGCGAATATAAGAGAATCAAATTTAACGGTATACCTTCAGGACATGAGATAAACTCCTTTATAAGCAGCGTTATCGCTGTATCAGGAAATGGTCAACCTTTGGCTGAATCTATCACTGAAAGACTTTCAAAGGTTAAAAAGCCTGTAAATATAAAGGTTTTTGTAACTCTTGGCTGCCCGCATTGTCCGGGTGCAGTTGAAAAAGCTCACCACCTGGCATTGTTGAATGATAACATTACTGCAGATATGATTGAGGCACAAACCTTCTATGATCTGTCAGACGAGTATAATGTATCAAGCGTGCCGAAGATAGTAATAAATGATATTTACGAATTCGTTGGAAACCAACCTCTGGAAGTATTTCTTGAAGAGATAGAGAAAACTCAAGTTGCATAA
- a CDS encoding foldase protein PrsA: protein MKSVLNKKGKLTALIAIVLIFGAFAGACSNSGDEEVVAMVNDVKITKGEFYDYLVEQNGEEVLEALILETMLQLEVEANNIEVSEDEIDVEYAEMAAAYGGEEGLKNTLQMYGYTEESIRKNLKLNLSIEKLMEPLITVSDEEIALYFAENKEDFDVSEQVKASHILVATKEEADDILDKLNSGESFEDLAKEYSLDTSNAGNGGDLGYFGKGAMVQPFEDVAFRLAVGEVSEPVETSFGFHIIKVFDKKAAEEATLEGSKETITEVLKETKMTEAYQTWYSEVKGKYTVKNNLFN, encoded by the coding sequence ATGAAAAGTGTATTAAACAAAAAAGGAAAATTGACTGCACTTATAGCTATAGTGCTGATTTTTGGGGCTTTTGCAGGAGCTTGTTCAAACTCAGGAGACGAAGAAGTCGTTGCGATGGTAAATGATGTTAAGATCACTAAGGGTGAATTCTATGACTACCTGGTTGAGCAAAATGGTGAAGAAGTCCTCGAAGCATTGATCCTTGAGACGATGCTGCAGCTGGAAGTGGAGGCGAACAATATCGAAGTATCTGAAGATGAGATAGACGTTGAGTATGCTGAGATGGCAGCGGCTTATGGTGGAGAAGAGGGACTTAAGAACACTTTGCAGATGTATGGCTATACAGAAGAAAGTATCAGGAAGAATTTGAAGCTTAATCTGAGCATAGAAAAGCTTATGGAGCCTTTGATCACAGTATCTGATGAAGAGATAGCACTATATTTTGCAGAAAACAAAGAGGATTTTGACGTATCTGAGCAAGTCAAAGCGAGCCATATTCTTGTGGCTACAAAGGAAGAGGCTGACGACATACTGGATAAGCTCAACTCCGGTGAGAGCTTCGAGGACCTTGCAAAGGAGTATTCTCTTGATACCAGCAATGCAGGCAATGGCGGAGATCTTGGATATTTTGGGAAGGGTGCCATGGTGCAGCCATTTGAGGACGTTGCGTTCAGACTTGCTGTAGGTGAAGTAAGCGAACCTGTTGAAACATCTTTCGGCTTTCACATAATAAAGGTGTTCGATAAGAAAGCAGCTGAGGAGGCTACTCTTGAGGGTTCAAAGGAAACAATAACCGAGGTTCTCAAAGAGACTAAAATGACTGAGGCATACCAGACCTGGTATAGTGAAGTCAAAGGAAAATACACAGTTAAGAATAACCTGTTCAATTAG
- a CDS encoding diguanylate cyclase, with protein MDSASSALIMNKASVGYVILESQDIPNDPAGMVIVEANDSIINALKMKIPEDRTILGNSLGSFLFEQIKAIILDSLMNDQPSERWTELLGCSCQAKAIRLDDKRCAIVVITGANDTSKSERMKLRLLDNIPGMVYRRTLDKDWTMEYISDGCKGLTGYDPEELIQNSMISYNEVIQEEHRENVWETINIAASENRPYNLEYQIRTKDNRLKWVYEQGQAIYDIDGQIEALEGIIVDVTLQKKREEQINFLTYHDSMTGLYNRRYFTELSSQLIFDDALPISVIIGDINGLKMINDAFGHEFGDCLIKETANILKESVRSSDIVTRIGGDEFAIFLPHTPKDTASTVLERIEKGIMIYNEDNRDTPIKISISLGLDTVNTRDESLDESIRNAEDIMYKNKLFEHRSSHNSILASIRDMLSRRGEMREENLSTLQCIAQKLGEELRLDEEVIQQLIILASIHDLGKVTIDSELLSKKEPLTNEEWEVLRRHPEMGYRIAMASMDLAAIADYILSHHERWDGKGYPSGLKGEEIPLLSRIIAIIDAYDAMTGGRPYRERLTIEDAIVEIMDNAGTQFDPELSEIFVRILKSGEALC; from the coding sequence ATGGATTCAGCAAGTAGTGCTTTAATAATGAATAAGGCTTCCGTGGGTTATGTAATACTTGAATCCCAGGACATCCCTAATGACCCTGCCGGCATGGTTATTGTGGAGGCAAATGACAGTATAATTAATGCCCTGAAGATGAAGATCCCGGAGGATAGGACAATACTGGGCAATTCACTGGGAAGCTTTCTCTTTGAACAAATCAAAGCAATAATATTGGACTCCCTTATGAATGACCAGCCTTCAGAAAGGTGGACGGAGCTTTTGGGCTGCAGCTGCCAGGCAAAGGCCATAAGACTGGATGACAAAAGGTGTGCAATTGTTGTCATAACCGGAGCAAATGACACCTCCAAATCTGAAAGAATGAAGCTCAGGCTTCTTGATAATATTCCGGGGATGGTCTACAGGCGTACATTGGACAAGGATTGGACCATGGAATACATATCAGATGGATGCAAGGGTCTTACCGGCTACGATCCTGAGGAGCTGATACAAAATTCTATGATTTCATATAATGAGGTGATACAGGAGGAGCATCGCGAGAATGTTTGGGAAACCATTAATATTGCTGCAAGCGAGAATAGGCCATATAACCTTGAATACCAGATCAGGACAAAGGACAACAGACTTAAGTGGGTCTATGAGCAGGGGCAGGCAATCTATGATATAGATGGCCAAATAGAGGCACTTGAAGGAATAATCGTCGATGTGACTCTTCAGAAAAAAAGGGAGGAGCAGATCAACTTCCTTACCTACCACGATTCCATGACCGGACTATATAACAGAAGATATTTCACGGAGCTATCATCTCAGCTTATTTTCGATGATGCTCTTCCGATCTCTGTAATTATCGGAGATATAAATGGTCTGAAGATGATAAATGACGCCTTTGGCCATGAATTTGGCGATTGCCTCATAAAGGAGACAGCAAATATTCTAAAGGAATCAGTGAGAAGCTCCGACATAGTCACCAGGATCGGTGGAGACGAATTTGCCATATTTCTCCCGCATACACCCAAGGATACCGCTTCGACAGTTCTTGAAAGAATTGAAAAGGGTATAATGATATACAATGAAGATAATAGGGATACTCCTATCAAGATAAGCATTTCACTTGGTCTGGATACTGTAAACACTCGGGATGAAAGCCTTGATGAGTCAATTAGAAATGCTGAGGACATAATGTATAAAAATAAGCTCTTTGAACACAGAAGCTCACACAACAGCATACTGGCCTCTATCAGGGACATGCTATCCAGAAGGGGCGAGATGCGGGAGGAGAATCTGTCCACACTTCAGTGCATAGCTCAAAAGCTTGGCGAAGAGCTGCGTCTGGATGAGGAAGTGATCCAGCAGCTGATCATACTTGCTTCTATACATGACCTTGGGAAGGTAACTATCGATTCAGAGCTTCTTAGTAAGAAGGAACCTCTGACCAATGAAGAGTGGGAAGTGCTGAGACGACATCCCGAGATGGGCTACAGGATAGCCATGGCCTCAATGGATCTTGCCGCAATAGCCGACTACATCCTTTCACACCACGAGAGATGGGATGGCAAGGGCTACCCATCAGGTCTGAAGGGAGAGGAAATACCTCTTTTATCAAGGATCATAGCCATTATCGATGCATATGATGCAATGACAGGAGGCAGACCCTACAGAGAGAGACTCACTATCGAGGATGCCATTGTTGAGATTATGGATAATGCAGGAACTCAATTCGATCCGGAGCTTTCTGAGATCTTTGTAAGGATATTGAAAAGCGGCGAAGCTCTGTGCTGA
- a CDS encoding NAD(P)/FAD-dependent oxidoreductase, whose product MSFEINLHKKTSAAIQDDNKIYDLLILGAGPAGLNAALYAKRKGLETLIIARDKGGQVIDTSSVENYLGLPSLSGEGLVKKFLEHVKELNVTILEYEEVEKVQNDTESNVKIVTLKSGKAFRTKTVIIATGSKPRRLGITGEKEFSGKGVCYCAICDGPLFAEEEVVVAGGGNSAVEAALDLSKIAAKVTLVHRSQFRADKVLVDQLIQKPNVKIKLATEILEVIGGKFMSGIRVLDKESSKEYIIEASGLFVEIGYLPNSEMFAGFVELNSRNEIAVDRYGMTSVPGVFAAGDVTDTPYKQIIMSAADGAKCALAANDYINNLK is encoded by the coding sequence ATGAGTTTCGAAATCAATTTACACAAAAAAACATCAGCAGCCATTCAGGATGATAATAAGATTTATGATCTTCTTATTTTGGGTGCTGGCCCAGCAGGACTTAATGCTGCTTTATACGCTAAGAGGAAGGGCTTGGAAACATTAATAATTGCCCGGGACAAAGGTGGTCAGGTAATTGATACTTCATCCGTCGAAAACTACCTTGGCCTTCCTTCTCTCTCAGGAGAAGGTCTGGTGAAAAAATTTTTAGAACATGTCAAAGAGCTTAATGTTACAATTCTTGAATATGAGGAAGTCGAGAAGGTACAAAACGATACTGAATCAAACGTCAAGATTGTCACCTTGAAGAGCGGCAAAGCTTTCAGAACAAAAACAGTCATCATTGCAACCGGGAGCAAGCCTCGAAGACTGGGTATTACTGGTGAAAAGGAGTTTTCAGGTAAGGGCGTCTGCTATTGCGCCATATGCGACGGCCCACTGTTTGCAGAGGAAGAAGTCGTCGTAGCAGGTGGAGGAAATTCAGCCGTTGAAGCCGCCCTTGACCTATCGAAGATTGCAGCTAAGGTAACGCTCGTTCACCGTTCGCAGTTCAGGGCTGATAAGGTTTTGGTTGATCAACTGATTCAAAAACCAAATGTGAAAATTAAGCTTGCTACAGAAATACTCGAAGTTATTGGTGGCAAATTTATGAGTGGAATAAGGGTGCTGGATAAGGAAAGTTCAAAAGAATATATAATTGAAGCGTCAGGGTTATTCGTGGAGATTGGTTATTTGCCAAATAGCGAAATGTTTGCGGGTTTTGTCGAGTTGAACTCCAGAAATGAAATAGCCGTTGACCGTTACGGAATGACAAGTGTTCCCGGTGTGTTCGCTGCTGGTGATGTTACTGACACACCTTACAAGCAAATCATAATGTCGGCTGCTGATGGTGCAAAATGTGCACTGGCTGCAAACGACTATATAAATAACCTGAAATAA